Proteins encoded together in one Mugil cephalus isolate CIBA_MC_2020 chromosome 16, CIBA_Mcephalus_1.1, whole genome shotgun sequence window:
- the LOC125022279 gene encoding protein Tob1-like, whose translation MQLEIQVALNFIISYLYNKLPRRRVNIFGEELERQLKKKYEGHWYPDKPYKGSGFRCIHVGEKVDPVVEQAAKESGLDIEDVRNNLPQDLSVWIDPFEVSYQIGEKGPVKVLYVDDNNENGSELDKEIKNSFNPEAQVFMPISDPVGASSESSSPSPPFGQSAAVSPSFMPRSTQPLTFTTATFAATKFGSTKMKSSGRGNNGSSGSSTKVARTSPTNNLGLNVNTLLKQKAISTSMHSLYGLGLGQQQQQQQQQQQQKASALSPNAKEFVFPSLQGQSSPGAVFPGEGSLGLGPLQYNNAFDMFAAYGSLNDKSLMDGLNFSLSNMQYSNQQFQPVMAN comes from the coding sequence ATGCAGCTTGAAATTCAAGTAGCACTCAACTTTATTATTTCCTATTTATACAACAAACTCCCTCGACGACGCGTGAATATCTTCGGCGAAGAGCTCGAGAGGCAGCTGAAGAAGAAATATGAAGGCCATTGGTATCCGGATAAGCCATACAAGGGTTCGGGGTTCAGGTGCATCCACGTAGGGGAGAAGGTGGACCCCGTGGTGGAGCAGGCGGCCAAAGAGAGCGGGCTGGACATCGAAGACGTCCGGAATAATCTCCCTCAGGATCTTAGTGTGTGGATTGACCCGTTTGAGGTTTCCTACCAGATCGGGGAGAAGGGACCGGTCAAGGTGCTATATGTGGATGATAACAATGAGAACGGGTCCGAGCTGGATAAGGAGATCAAGAACAGCTTTAATCCCGAGGCCCAGGTCTTCATGCCAATCAGCGACCCCGTGGGGGCTTCCTCAGAGTCCagctccccctctcctcctttcgGGCAGTCTGCTGCCGTGAGCCCATCCTTCATGCCTCGCTCCACCCAGCCCTTAACCTTCACCACTGCCACCTTCGCTGCCACCAAATTCGGCTCTACTAAGATGAAGAGCAGCGGCCGCGGCAACAACGGGAGCAGCGGCAGTAGCACCAAGGTGGCCCGCACCTCCCCTACCAACAACCTGGGTCTGAATGTCAACACCCTACTGAAGCAGAAAGCCATCTCCACCTCCATGCACTCACTGTACGGGCTGGGCCtgggtcagcagcagcagcagcagcagcaacagcagcagcagaaggcctctgctctctctcccaACGCCAAGGAGTTTGTGTTCCCCAGCCTCCAGGGCCAGTCCAGTCCTGGCGCTGTGTTCCCCGGGGAGGGCTCCCTGGGCCTTGGCCCACTGCAGTACAACAATGCCTTTGACATGTTTGCAGCCTACGGAAGCCTCAACGACAAGTCCCTCATGGATGGCCTCAACTTCAGTCTGAGCAACATGCAGTATTCTAACCAGCAATTCCAGCCTGTCATGGCTAACTAA